A part of Lacerta agilis isolate rLacAgi1 chromosome 7, rLacAgi1.pri, whole genome shotgun sequence genomic DNA contains:
- the E2F3 gene encoding transcription factor E2F3 isoform X3, which translates to MAKRRLELGGSGQQFLAEGLRTPKGKGRAATRSPDSPKTPKSPSEKTRYDTSLGLLTKKFVQLLSQSPDGVVDLNKAAEVLKVQKRRIYDITNVLEGIHLIKKKSKNNIQWMGCSLSDFGGMLAHCQGLSKEVAELNLEEQKLDELIQSCSLDLKLLREDSENRRLAYVRYEDIQEISSLKDQTVILVKAPPETKLEVPDPTENKLIHLSSTQGPIEVYLCPEETDYHSPMKTQDQDHNGNISRNVSKDLISDNSGSLDCSVTTATISPLASPTNLLQQTEDQIASGFEGPFVSLLPPLLHEDYLISLGEEEGISDLFDSYDFEKLPALVDEFLCS; encoded by the exons ATG GCAAAGCGAAGACTGGAACTGGGAGGAAGCGGACAGCAGTTTCTGGCTGAAGGACTAAGAACgccaaaggggaaagggagagctGCAACTAGAAGTCCAGATAGTCCCAAAA CTCCCAAATCCCCTTCAGAAAAGACGCGGTATGATACATCGCTGGGTCTTCTCACCAAGAAGTTTGTTCAGCTTCTGAGCCAGTCCCCAGACGGTGTCGTAGATTTGAACAAAGCAGCAGAAGTCCTTAAGGTACAAAAAAGGAGGATTTATGACATCACCAATGTCCTGGAAGGCATtcacctcattaaaaaaaaatccaagaacaACATTCAGTGGAT GGGCTGCAGTCTATCGGACTTTGGGGGGATGTTGGCACACTGTCAAGGCTTGTccaaggaggtggcagaactCAACCTGGAAGAGCAAAAGTTGGACGAGTTGATACAAAGCTGTTCTCTTGACCTAAAGCTACTAAGAGAAGATTCTGAGAATCGGAG ATTAGCGTATGTTAGATATGAAGACATTCAAGAAATAAGTAGCCTTAAAGACCAAACTGTCATACTTGTGAAAGCTCCTCCAGAAACGAAACTTGAAGTGCCTGACCCAACAGAG AATAAGCTGATACACTTATCTAGTACCCAGGGGCCTATTGAAGTTTACTTGTGTCCAGAAGAAACAGATTACCACAGTCCAATGAAAACGCAAGATCAGGATCATAATGGAAATATCTCAAGGAATGTTTCCAAAG ATTTGATTTCTGATAACTCGGGAAGTCTTGACTGTTCAGTAACTACAGCAACCATCTCCCCATTGGCCTCTCCAACCAACCTTCTGCAGCAGACAGAGGACCAAATTGCATCAGGTTTTGAAGGGCCATTTGTAAGCTTGCTGCCGCCTCTACTTCATGAAGATTATTTGATCAGTCTTGGCGAAGAGGAGGGTATCAGTGACCTCTTTGATTCTTACGATTTTGAAAAATTGCCAGCATTGGTAGATGAATTTTTATGCAGCTGA
- the E2F3 gene encoding transcription factor E2F3 isoform X2, translated as MPLQQAKRRLELGGSGQQFLAEGLRTPKGKGRAATRSPDSPKTPKSPSEKTRYDTSLGLLTKKFVQLLSQSPDGVVDLNKAAEVLKVQKRRIYDITNVLEGIHLIKKKSKNNIQWMGCSLSDFGGMLAHCQGLSKEVAELNLEEQKLDELIQSCSLDLKLLREDSENRRLAYVRYEDIQEISSLKDQTVILVKAPPETKLEVPDPTENKLIHLSSTQGPIEVYLCPEETDYHSPMKTQDQDHNGNISRNVSKDLISDNSGSLDCSVTTATISPLASPTNLLQQTEDQIASGFEGPFVSLLPPLLHEDYLISLGEEEGISDLFDSYDFEKLPALVDEFLCS; from the exons GCAAAGCGAAGACTGGAACTGGGAGGAAGCGGACAGCAGTTTCTGGCTGAAGGACTAAGAACgccaaaggggaaagggagagctGCAACTAGAAGTCCAGATAGTCCCAAAA CTCCCAAATCCCCTTCAGAAAAGACGCGGTATGATACATCGCTGGGTCTTCTCACCAAGAAGTTTGTTCAGCTTCTGAGCCAGTCCCCAGACGGTGTCGTAGATTTGAACAAAGCAGCAGAAGTCCTTAAGGTACAAAAAAGGAGGATTTATGACATCACCAATGTCCTGGAAGGCATtcacctcattaaaaaaaaatccaagaacaACATTCAGTGGAT GGGCTGCAGTCTATCGGACTTTGGGGGGATGTTGGCACACTGTCAAGGCTTGTccaaggaggtggcagaactCAACCTGGAAGAGCAAAAGTTGGACGAGTTGATACAAAGCTGTTCTCTTGACCTAAAGCTACTAAGAGAAGATTCTGAGAATCGGAG ATTAGCGTATGTTAGATATGAAGACATTCAAGAAATAAGTAGCCTTAAAGACCAAACTGTCATACTTGTGAAAGCTCCTCCAGAAACGAAACTTGAAGTGCCTGACCCAACAGAG AATAAGCTGATACACTTATCTAGTACCCAGGGGCCTATTGAAGTTTACTTGTGTCCAGAAGAAACAGATTACCACAGTCCAATGAAAACGCAAGATCAGGATCATAATGGAAATATCTCAAGGAATGTTTCCAAAG ATTTGATTTCTGATAACTCGGGAAGTCTTGACTGTTCAGTAACTACAGCAACCATCTCCCCATTGGCCTCTCCAACCAACCTTCTGCAGCAGACAGAGGACCAAATTGCATCAGGTTTTGAAGGGCCATTTGTAAGCTTGCTGCCGCCTCTACTTCATGAAGATTATTTGATCAGTCTTGGCGAAGAGGAGGGTATCAGTGACCTCTTTGATTCTTACGATTTTGAAAAATTGCCAGCATTGGTAGATGAATTTTTATGCAGCTGA